The following coding sequences are from one Salinicoccus sp. Bachu38 window:
- a CDS encoding YfcC family protein yields the protein MDRGEQSEQRPTGFRFPHTYAILFSVVIIAAALSYVIPAGEFERVEVGDRTEVVPGSYTAVEQSPVSFFELFKAIPTGLIDGANIIFYIFLVGGAFGIIRATGAIEAAIQKVMLMVKGNERLMIPVIMLVFSILGFTTGMAEEAIIFVPIGIVLATALGYDAMVGTAMVTLGAASGFIGGMLNPFTVGIAQEIAELTIFSGWQFRSVVYFFVLGIAILYVMHYAKKVKKDPESSLVYEEARKGHVNFTDDVMNFDELKKRHIMILITFTVGIIINIYGIFQHGWFLTELSANFFVIGLIAGLVGGMKINDIFDAFIDGMKLVVYGAIIVGFARAIVVVLESGVIIDSVINGMSSVLDFLPPSITALGMLVIQVVINFFIPSGSGQAMTTMPIMTPIADLQEIPRQVAVLAYQYGDAITNTIIPTSASLMGVLAVSGIPYIKWVRFVWKVTLMWLIIAAAALVVATVMGIS from the coding sequence CATACTTATGCAATCCTTTTTTCGGTCGTCATCATTGCAGCAGCGCTAAGCTATGTCATTCCTGCCGGAGAGTTCGAACGGGTGGAAGTGGGGGACAGGACGGAAGTGGTGCCCGGGAGCTACACGGCGGTAGAACAGAGTCCGGTGTCATTCTTTGAGCTGTTCAAAGCGATTCCCACCGGTCTGATTGATGGGGCGAACATCATATTCTATATATTCCTGGTCGGCGGTGCATTCGGCATCATCAGGGCGACAGGTGCAATCGAAGCGGCCATCCAGAAGGTGATGCTCATGGTCAAGGGGAACGAAAGGCTGATGATTCCGGTCATCATGCTCGTGTTTTCGATTCTGGGTTTCACAACAGGCATGGCGGAAGAGGCCATCATATTCGTTCCCATAGGCATCGTTCTGGCAACAGCACTTGGGTATGACGCGATGGTGGGTACAGCCATGGTGACACTGGGCGCGGCTTCCGGATTCATCGGAGGCATGCTCAACCCCTTTACAGTGGGGATCGCCCAGGAGATTGCGGAACTGACGATATTTTCAGGCTGGCAGTTCAGGAGCGTCGTCTATTTCTTTGTATTGGGAATAGCTATCCTGTATGTCATGCATTATGCGAAAAAGGTGAAGAAGGATCCCGAATCCAGTCTGGTCTATGAGGAGGCCCGGAAGGGGCATGTCAATTTCACGGATGACGTGATGAATTTCGACGAGTTAAAAAAGCGGCATATCATGATTCTTATCACATTTACAGTCGGTATCATCATCAACATATACGGCATCTTCCAGCATGGCTGGTTCCTGACGGAACTGTCCGCCAACTTTTTTGTGATCGGCCTCATCGCCGGACTTGTCGGCGGGATGAAGATCAACGACATATTCGATGCCTTCATCGACGGCATGAAACTTGTCGTCTATGGTGCGATCATCGTCGGTTTTGCAAGGGCCATTGTCGTGGTGCTTGAGTCCGGCGTCATCATAGATTCGGTCATCAATGGAATGAGCAGTGTGCTCGACTTCCTCCCGCCATCCATTACGGCGCTTGGGATGCTCGTCATCCAGGTTGTCATCAACTTCTTCATTCCTTCCGGCTCCGGACAGGCGATGACGACGATGCCGATCATGACGCCGATTGCGGATCTTCAGGAGATTCCAAGGCAGGTCGCCGTACTCGCCTACCAGTACGGGGATGCGATCACGAATACAATCATACCGACTTCTGCGTCATTGATGGGTGTTCTGGCAGTTTCAGGAATCCCCTACATCAAATGGGTCAGGTTTGTATGGAAAGTGACGCTGATGTGGCTCATCATAGCTGCCGCCGCTCTGGTCGTGGCGACGGTGATGGGCATTTCATAG